Genomic segment of Yoonia sp. R2331:
GCGATTAGCACGAGTCTGACCACGCCCACCAATTGCCGCTGAATGGTCATGCGTCGACTCGGCAGAAAATTATCTCAACGCGCTCAACGGCTTGGCAAAGCGTCGTTCCGGAATACATTCATCACAAAGCACGCACTCATAAGGTGTCATATGTCGGTCAAGCGCAGGTCCTTTGCAGTCATTGGTTTGGGAACTTTCGGGGCGACCCTCGCCCGCGATTTGCAACGCTTTGGGAATGACGTCATCGGCATCGACAAGAACGAACGCCTTGTCAACGCGCATGCTGAGCATTTGTCGCAAGCCCTGATCCTCGACGCTCGGGACGACGCGGCACTCAGAGAGGCGGGGGTCGATACGGTCGATGTCGGCATTGTCGCGATTGGGACCAAAATCGAGGCAAGCGTACTGACGACGATGAACCTCAAGACCTTGGGTGTGGACTCGATTTGGGCAAAGGCCACATCGAAGAATCATCATCGCATTCTCTCAAAACTGGGCGTTGACCGAGTCATCCACCCAGAGCGTGAAGTCGGCCAACATATCGCACAGGTCCTGAACAACCCTTTGGTGCGGGATTACGTGAGCCTCGGAAACGGGCAACATGTTGTCAATTTCCGGGTCCCGGAAAGCTTGGAGGGCAAGTCCCTGTCTGAACTCAGCTACCGCCAGGACCACAGCCTCCGCTGCATCGGCGTTTTGCGCGGGACCGATTTCATTGGTTGCGATGCCGATAGCTGTACTCTTGAAAAAGGCGATCTCTTGCTTCTGCTGGGCGGACGTCAGGACCTTCGCGAATTTGCGCGCGGGTTATGAGGCACCGGATGTCCCGCCTTCAGCTTACAATCCGTCAAAAGCGCCTTAGTCCGCCTGCAATCCTTGCAAGCATCTACGCCGCCTTCATCCTCGCCGGAGCGGTTGCGTTGCGATTGCCCTTCAGCAATTCAGGCGATGTCAGCTTCAGTGATGCCCTTTTTACAGCCGCATCGGCCGTCACGGTCACGGGTCTGGTCGTCGTGGACACCGGTTCCGGCTTCACGCTGATTGGTCAGATCATCATTGCGGTGCTCATCCAGATCGGCGGGTTGGGTCTGATGACATTCGCAGCCCTTCTGTTGATGATGCTTGGGCTGACCATTGGGATGCCTCAGCGGCTGGTACTGCGTGACGAACTGGGCCAGGCTGGGGTAAGCGAGCTGTTCGTTTTGGTGAAGGCGGTGATTTTGGTGGCTTTCGCGGCCGAAGCCATCGCGACAGCAATTCTGATGTTTGTATTTGTGCCTGAGTTTGGCTGGGCACTCGGGTTTTGGCAGGCGCTCTTCCACGCCATATCTGCGTTTAACAATGCCGGTTTCTCGTTGTTTTCGGATAGTCTGTCAGGCTATGTGGCGGACCCGGTGGTGAATATCACAATCACGGCGCTTTTCATCCTGAGCGGGCTAGGCTTTGTCGTTCTCGCAGATTTGAACAAGCAGCGCAGTTGGCGCAAACTGACGCTTCATAGCAAGCTGATGCTGTCGGGCACGCTGGCATTGATCTTATTTGCCTGGATCATGTTCGCGCTCCTGGAATGGAATAACCCTGCCACACTCGGCGTGCTGGACAGCGACGGCGCGCGCGTTCTGGCCAGCTGGTTTCAGGCGGTGACACCGCGCACGGCAGGGTTCAACACACTTGACTATGCCGAAATGGAAAACAGCACGACCGTGATGACGCTTGCGCTGATGCTGGTTGGCGGCGGGCCATCGTCCACAGCTGGCGGCATCAAAGTGACCACACTGATTGTACTGGGTCTGGCGACGCTGGCATTCTTCCGCAGACAGGAACGGCTTCAAATCTTTGGCCGCAGCCTTGGCATGTCGGAAACCATGAAAGTGCTGGCCTTGACCGCGCTTTCGATCTTTTTGGTGGCAATCGGTCTTTTCCTGGCGTCAATAACCTACAAGGGCGATTTTCTTGACCTGCTGTTCGAGGTCTGCTCTGCGTTCGGCACAGTCGGCCTATCGAGAGGTGCCACCGGAGAGCTCGATGAATTCGGGCGCGCCATGATTATCTTGATAATGTTTGTCGGTCGTCTTGGACCACTCACGCTCGCGTTTCTTCTTGCCACTCAAAGCAAACCCAAAGTCGGTTATCCGGAAGGCAAGGTCTTCCTCGGCTGACACAAAGGTGGCACGCAAACCCCCCAGCCAGGTGGAGGTCTTGCGTCGCAAGTGACGAGCCGATTGGCCGACACATGAACATGCTCTGCTGCACAGGAAATCTGGAAAGCCCAGCGTCACATTCAACTTTGCCGAAATATTCAATCTCTCAACCGGGGGCACCGAATAGTCTTGGGAAAAAGGAGAGATGATTGAGACGGCTATTTTGCGGAAGTTTGGTGTCGGGCGTGTTGTTCACGTCGGTTGGTCATGCGGGAACGGCAACCTTGGACGTCGAAGGTCACGCGACAGAGTTGGAAGTTTCTTGCGAGCTTCTGTCCAATGGCATGTTGAACGTTCGAACCGCCGATCCGGGTTTTTCTGAAAAAGACACGGATGGTGACGGTTTCTTCTTCAAGGCCACCGGCTTTGCAGACACAGTTGCGGTCGTTTTTCACGCCGCCGACGACGAATACAAATTCGGCCTCAGCGCCGTTTCATTTTCAGAATTGGGGTTCGAAGCCGCTGACGAGGTTCGCAGAGGTGATGGAACAACGTACACAGTCGATGTGACGGTTTCATGTTGAACAACGCAAATATCCCTCTCGAAGATCGACCCGAAAAGGCAGGCCAAACGTGCGATGCGCGGTTCCAGTCGAAAATGTCGTCTTGTCGGCTCTTGTGGCTGAAATTGCCTGCCATAGTGCTTCTTCTCGCCGCGTGCCGTGAAGACCCACAAATATCTGTGGAAGGTCCAATCACGCGGTATATCGTGAAAGCTCAAGTCCCAAAATTCGAACCTTGCGACCTGTTTGCGCGCGAAGCCTTAGAGCGCGCAGAAGGCGTAAAGGCCCTTCCCTCTGCCGATTGCACCGAAGACATGTGCAATGTCACGGGCCAGGGTTATGAGAAGAAAGAAGAGCGGTATTTTATTGCAGCACTTGAAGGTGGCGAACAGTGCACCTTGCGACCACTTGAATCACCTGAATTTACCGAATTCTACACCGCAGAAGTGATCATGAACGCAGACTATTTGCGCTCACTTGGGCTCAGCCGCTCGGCGGTAGAGGGATTGGAGCATCGTCACTTTGCAGGATCAAAGGTCGGAGAATTGCGCGGTACTTACATCGACAAATTGAGTGGCGATGTCCGCGTGTCGCTCAAATACGACCAATTGCCCACCAGTGATGAATTTCTGGTCTCCGGCACTTTGATCACGATTGAGTATCCATCAGCGGACTAAGCCAAAGTGTCTACAATACTCAGCAAAAGCGATTTATTTCATCATGTTAGTGAAACGATTTCTCTCACCTGCCTCTTCTCCCCATCGGCATTCGCTCAAATGATGCCCCAAGATGAGATCGACCAAGCCGTCGTCATGATGCGGCAATCGAGTACGCCCGAAGAGATAATCAAACAGTTTCCGAAAGGCATAAAGCAGGCAAATGTATTTCAGCAGCAGATGAAAAATCTGCAAGCGCAAGGGTTGTCAGAAGACGAAGCAGCAATGGGCGCAGCTGGTGTGAGTGACAACTTCAAAGCACTGGAATTTGTGAAATTTGCAAACACTCTTGGTGATCCGATCAATGGGCAGACCTTAAGCTACAGGGCTGAAACACGCCCTAAATCCACCGGAGAAGATCCGCAGACATTCGTAATCAATCTGAACTGCTGCTAACCTCTTCGGCCCGGCGAAATCTATGTGGAAGCAACAAGAATGATATACCTCCACGCGTTCTTCATAATCCTGCTTCTAGTGCTGTTTCTTTATGGCGTGCCCAAGCTGCTTTTTCGCAAACGTCGCCATGCACGCCTGATAACCAAGCT
This window contains:
- a CDS encoding TrkA family potassium uptake protein, translating into MSVKRRSFAVIGLGTFGATLARDLQRFGNDVIGIDKNERLVNAHAEHLSQALILDARDDAALREAGVDTVDVGIVAIGTKIEASVLTTMNLKTLGVDSIWAKATSKNHHRILSKLGVDRVIHPEREVGQHIAQVLNNPLVRDYVSLGNGQHVVNFRVPESLEGKSLSELSYRQDHSLRCIGVLRGTDFIGCDADSCTLEKGDLLLLLGGRQDLREFARGL
- a CDS encoding TrkH family potassium uptake protein encodes the protein MSRLQLTIRQKRLSPPAILASIYAAFILAGAVALRLPFSNSGDVSFSDALFTAASAVTVTGLVVVDTGSGFTLIGQIIIAVLIQIGGLGLMTFAALLLMMLGLTIGMPQRLVLRDELGQAGVSELFVLVKAVILVAFAAEAIATAILMFVFVPEFGWALGFWQALFHAISAFNNAGFSLFSDSLSGYVADPVVNITITALFILSGLGFVVLADLNKQRSWRKLTLHSKLMLSGTLALILFAWIMFALLEWNNPATLGVLDSDGARVLASWFQAVTPRTAGFNTLDYAEMENSTTVMTLALMLVGGGPSSTAGGIKVTTLIVLGLATLAFFRRQERLQIFGRSLGMSETMKVLALTALSIFLVAIGLFLASITYKGDFLDLLFEVCSAFGTVGLSRGATGELDEFGRAMIILIMFVGRLGPLTLAFLLATQSKPKVGYPEGKVFLG